Proteins encoded by one window of Fimbriiglobus ruber:
- a CDS encoding carbon-nitrogen hydrolase family protein, translating into MPVWTVAGVQMDCRLARPVENLGAIRAKLAEAARAGARLVVFPECAVTGYAFTTRAEAASVAETIPGPSTDAIAGECARHGVWAIFGLLEAAGSKLFNACAIVGPTGQLAVYRKLHLPCLGADRFTDPGDRPFAVHDLGGLRVGVHICFDGSYPESARVLSLLGADLIVQPTNWADQAIKNATLVARVRAFENHVYHMAVNRVGVEGGYHFVGHSSIVNCVGDFLTLADHDEEAIVLADIDPDKARQKRAVYCAGEYEIDRVNWRRPEMYGPLVEPSPAPFIGHQNRD; encoded by the coding sequence ATGCCGGTCTGGACGGTCGCCGGGGTGCAGATGGACTGCCGGCTCGCGCGGCCGGTGGAGAACCTCGGCGCGATCCGCGCCAAGCTGGCCGAGGCAGCCCGGGCGGGGGCGCGGCTGGTCGTTTTCCCGGAATGTGCGGTCACCGGGTACGCCTTCACGACCCGGGCCGAAGCCGCCAGCGTCGCCGAAACGATTCCGGGTCCGAGTACGGACGCTATTGCCGGCGAATGCGCGCGGCACGGCGTCTGGGCGATTTTCGGGTTATTAGAGGCGGCCGGGTCGAAGCTGTTCAACGCGTGCGCGATCGTCGGCCCGACCGGGCAACTCGCCGTTTACCGCAAACTCCACCTGCCGTGCCTGGGAGCCGACCGGTTTACCGACCCGGGTGACCGCCCGTTCGCGGTGCATGACCTTGGCGGGCTACGGGTCGGCGTTCACATCTGCTTCGACGGGAGTTACCCCGAGTCCGCGCGGGTACTTTCGCTCCTCGGCGCGGACCTGATCGTACAACCGACCAACTGGGCGGATCAAGCGATCAAGAACGCGACCCTGGTGGCGCGGGTGCGGGCCTTCGAGAATCACGTCTACCACATGGCTGTCAACCGCGTCGGCGTCGAGGGCGGGTACCACTTCGTCGGGCACAGCTCGATCGTGAATTGCGTCGGCGATTTCCTGACCCTCGCCGACCACGACGAGGAAGCCATCGTCCTGGCAGACATCGACCCGGACAAGGCACGACAGAAGCGGGCCGTCTATTGTGCCGGCGAGTACGAAATCGACCGCGTGAACTGGCGCCGCCCCGAGATGTACGGCCCGCTCGTCGAACCGTCGCCCGCGCCGTTCATCGGGCACCAGAACCGGGATTAA
- a CDS encoding metallophosphatase domain-containing protein, which yields MRIVCISDTHGHHAKWEVPDGDILVHAGDLTDDGDLADVEDFDRWLGTLPHRHKIVIAGNHDFCFQQQPDRARQRLSHATYLQDEAVVIDGVKFYGSPWQPWFFDWAFNLPRGADIAAKWALIPADTTVLVTHGPPLGIGDLTKRGDLAGCADLLARVQVVRPKLHVFGHIHEAAGVYHTQETLFVNAAIRPGQNRGTVVDLTANGISAVD from the coding sequence ATGCGAATCGTCTGCATCAGTGACACCCACGGCCACCATGCGAAGTGGGAAGTTCCGGACGGGGATATCCTCGTTCACGCCGGCGACCTCACGGACGACGGGGATTTGGCCGACGTCGAGGATTTTGATCGTTGGCTGGGGACGCTGCCGCACCGGCACAAGATCGTGATCGCCGGGAACCACGATTTTTGCTTTCAACAGCAACCCGATCGGGCAAGACAGCGGCTCAGTCACGCGACGTATCTGCAGGACGAAGCCGTGGTGATTGACGGCGTCAAGTTCTACGGAAGCCCGTGGCAACCGTGGTTTTTCGACTGGGCGTTCAACCTGCCTCGGGGCGCGGACATCGCCGCGAAATGGGCTCTCATCCCGGCCGACACCACGGTCCTCGTGACGCACGGCCCGCCCTTGGGAATCGGTGATCTCACAAAACGCGGCGACCTCGCCGGGTGCGCCGACCTGCTCGCGCGAGTTCAAGTCGTCCGGCCGAAACTCCACGTCTTCGGGCACATCCACGAAGCAGCGGGCGTCTACCACACCCAGGAAACGCTCTTCGTCAACGCCGCGATACGACCAGGCCAGAACCGCGGGACGGTGGTCGATTTGACGGCGAACGGAATCTCGGCGGTGGACTAA